A single region of the Brachypodium distachyon strain Bd21 chromosome 3, Brachypodium_distachyon_v3.0, whole genome shotgun sequence genome encodes:
- the LOC100841351 gene encoding acanthoscurrin-1: protein MASSKASASCGLFLALNLLLFSVTSACPSCGGGGGSGGGGGGHGGGGGHGGGGGYGGGSGGGYGGGSGSSGGSTGGGIIGGGPGGIIGGGPGGIIGGGGSGTGGGSGSGGGGGYGGGSGGGTSGWYGKCPTDALKLHVCANVLDLIKAKVGVPPLNDRCCPLLHGLVDLDAALCLCTAIKADVLGIKLNLPVHLSLILNFCGKGVPTGFMCP, encoded by the coding sequence ATGGCGTCCTCCAAGGCGTCGGCTTCCTGCGGCCTTTTCCTCGCCCTTAACCTCCTCTTGTTTTCAGTGACCAGCGCCTGCCCTTCctgcggtggcggtggcggcagcggtggtggcggcggcggccatggaggcggcggcggccatggaggcggcggaggatacggaggcggcagcggcggcgggtacggaggcggcagcggcagcagtgggGGCAGTACCGGCGGTGGTATCATTGGCGGCGGCCCTGGCGGGATCATAGGCGGCGGACCTGGCGGGATCATTGGCGGCGGTGGAAGTGGTACAGGCGGAgggagcgggagcggcggcggcggcggatatggaggaggaagcggcggtGGGACGAGCGGGTGGTACGGCAAGTGCCCGACGGACGCGCTGAAGCTGCACGTGTGCGCGAACGTGCTGGACCTGATCAAGGCCAAGGTCGGGGTGCCGCCGCTGAACGACCGGTGCTGCCCGCTGCTCCACGGCCTCGTCGACCTCGACGCCGCCCTCTGCCTCTGCACCGCCATCAAGGCCGACGTGCTCGGCATCAAGCTCAACCTCCCCGTCCAcctcagcctcatcctcaactTCTGCGGCAAGGGCGTCCCAACCGGCTTCATGTGCCCTTGA